One stretch of Eupeodes corollae chromosome 2, idEupCoro1.1, whole genome shotgun sequence DNA includes these proteins:
- the LOC129946509 gene encoding odorant receptor 67c-like gives MAFIENFELIRIPVEFYKTMGQDIFETAKHNRLKSISLKILLYGGLGNYIIEYMLQVVFFVLALRSNEYLVAYAVAPSIGFGLVAYFKMMTLHMNRSSIRDILREFELIYPKTMELQRDYQIEKFYRLLKPIMKLYAGLCLMNTFYYLFFPLVKSVSACLLFGVKFDFPLPLFIWYPYDPKGNWTLYLLTYGMQLYGSLLTAVGYLTADLFLVSSVEQLCIHFNYVSLRFEQFEPSSDENNHRYLARIVKHHIKCLEISDSVDRIFGFSLFLNFFASSGTLCFVGFQVTSATIEELLQNIVLLVTSLSQVFIICFYGNKLIYTSQAVGEAAFGHAWYMCNMEYRRMVALVITRSQKMAAIHAPTFPPISLETFMKVISMAYQFFAVIRTTSDN, from the exons ATGGCTTTTATTGAGAACTTTGAGTTAATACGAATTCCTGTGGAATTCTACAAAACAATGGGTCAAGATATTTTCGAAACTGCAAAACATAATCGATTAAAATCAATCAGCTTGAAGATATTACTCTATGGAGGACTTGGTAATTACATTATTGAATATATGTTGCAAGTAGTCTTCTTCGTTTTAGCTCTAAGATCCAATGAATACCTTGTTGCTTATGCCGTGGCTCCATCTATTGGCTTTGGGCTTGtggcatattttaaaatgatgacATTACACATGAATAGATCTTCAATTCGAGATATTCTCAGGGAATTCGAATTAATCTACCCCAAAACTATGGAACTACAGAGGGATTATCAAATTGAGAAATTCTATAGACTTTTGAAGCCTATCATGAAGCTCTATGCTGGCTTGTGCCTTATGAATACATTCTACTATCTCTTTTTTCCACTTGTCAAATCTGTATCGGCTTGCTTGTTGTTTGGAGTTAAGTTCGACTTTCCCCTGCCGTTATTCATTTGGTATCCTTATGATCCAAAGGGAAATTGGACACTTTATTTATTAACCTATGGTATGCAGCTTTATGGATCCTTACTTACAGCTGTCGGCTATTTGACAGCAGACTTGTTTCTAGTTTCGTCAGTTGAGCAATTGTGCATTCATTTCAATTATGTTTCGTTGAGATTCGAACAGTTTGAGCCAAGTTCAGATGAGAACAATCATCGATATTTAGCAAGAATTGTGAAGCACCATATTAAGTGTTTGGA AATTAGCGATTCAGTGGATAgaatttttggattttcattgtttttaaattttttcgcaTCTTCTGGAACTTTATGCTTTGTTGGTTTCCAAGTGACTTCTGCAACAATTGAGGAACTTCTTCAAAACATTGTCCTATTGGTGACATCGTTGTCTCAGGTCTTCATAATATGTTTCtatggaaataaattaatttatact AGTCAAGCTGTTGGAGAAGCTGCTTTTGGTCATGCCTGGTATATGTGCAACATGGAATATCGGAGAATGGTGGCTTTGGTTATAACTAGAAGTCAAAAGATGGCAGCTATTCATGCACCAACTTTTCCACCCATATCTCTGGAAACGTTTATGAAG GTCATAAGTATGGCATATCAATTCTTTGCCGTTATTCGGACGACTAGTGACAACTAA